A stretch of Macadamia integrifolia cultivar HAES 741 chromosome 7, SCU_Mint_v3, whole genome shotgun sequence DNA encodes these proteins:
- the LOC122084884 gene encoding uncharacterized protein LOC122084884, with protein sequence MIKGTLPDIISPQQSAFVPNRIISDAVFMAHELYHYVKHRKSGKKMFLAAKLDMRKAYERLEWPFIQATLLKLGFCNLWVNMVMNFISTVSYSLLVNGVKSGIASWEELMKRQLQVDPSCVRCGVVVESSDHILLECPFAKATWFGSSLSFIAPQDESLKLYKVHEQWNKMNFPSKKIKMEILSLFTHICWYLWTARNDMTFHRKEWSPIEVFSQVEQMYMEFWTIVDTTSTPSGSPSNNAAAWKGPPQGWLTLNCDAALPLENHEGGIGCISRDHNCSPAWALSEPLCFTNSLSGEALAVHTGFVWAIEHCIPSIIIESDNNGLINYINSIDQVIPARVLGIISDIRFLATRISQCSFSSHI encoded by the exons ATGATTAAGGGAACCCTCCCAGATATCATTTCACCTCAACAGTCGGCTTTTGTTCCAAATCGAATCATCTCAGATGCTGTCTTCATGGCGCATGAGTTATACCATTATGTGAAGCATCGCAAGAGTGGGAAAAAGATGTTCCTTGCTGCCAAACTCGATATGCGCAAGGCTTATGAGAGACTTGAATGGCCTTTTATCCAGGCTACCCTTCTTAAGCTAGGCTTTTGTAACCTGTGGGTCAACATGGTAATGAATTTCATCTCCACAGTTTCTTATTCTTTGTTGGTCAATGGTGTTAAGAGTG GGATTGCATCATGGGAAGAGCTAATGAAGCGACAACTTCAAGTAGATCCGAGCTGCGTTCGGTGTGGAGTTGTAGTGGAGTCCAGTGATCACATTTTGTTAGAATGCCCTTTCGCTAAAGCTACTTGGTTTGGGAGTTCTCTATCCTTTATTGCTCCTCAAGATGAAAGTCTCAAATTGTATAAAGTGCATGAACAATGGAATAAGATGAATTTCCCCTCTAAGAAGATCAAGATGGAGATATTAAGCCTTTTCACACATATTTGCTGGTATTTGTGGACAGCCAGGAATGATATGACCTTTCATCGAAAAGAGTGGTCCCCGATTGAGGTTTTCTCTCAGGTGGAACAGATGTATATGGAATTCTGGACGATTGTTGACACCACCTCTACTCCATCGGGTAGTCCATCAAATAACGCCGCAGCGTGGAAAGGGCCTCCTCAGGGATGGCTTACTTTGAATTGTGACGCAGCATTACCTTTGGAGAACCATGAAGGAGGGATTGGATGTATCAGTCGTGACCACAACTGCTCACCTGCTTGGGCTCTTTCTGAACCATTGTGCTTCACAAATAGCTTATCGGGGGAGGCCTTAGCAGTGCACACTGGCTTCGTTTGGGCAATTGAGCATTGCATCCCTTCAATTATTATTGAGTCCGATAACAATGGCCTAATCAACTACATCAACTCTATTGATCAAGTTATACCGGCTAGGGTTCTTGGGATCATCAGCGATATTCGCTTCTTGGCGACCAGAATTTCTCAATGTTCTTTTTCATCACATATCTAG